The Anguilla anguilla isolate fAngAng1 chromosome 2, fAngAng1.pri, whole genome shotgun sequence genome contains the following window.
tgttctacgagataaattacacacattaatatctGAACCATGAATTTCAAATTCGTTACGtgctttaaaaagtaagttgctatattgaaactacaacggttGACGTTGTAGTTTCAACACAGCAACTTGTTAGACTTAAAAGTAAATGGCAGTTTCGAAATTCACGGTTGGGATATTAATTGGTGTAATTTATCTCGAAGAACAAAACGTAAAACTCTCTTAAACTATCTTAGGCTTACGCttaccacagaccttattttcggcagaaaacgaaatccctatgggaaaacATCTGGAAacctgccgagggaacccatgcaTAGATTTACATACAtaggctgtgtcccaaaccgcatacttccatgctccGAGTGCACATAGCGAGCATGCCGCCATCTTGGAGTGCGAGTCCAAACCGAAGTTCGGTAGTGCGGAGCACGGATAAAGTACCCGGATGCGCACTCCATTTGATCAAAATTTGAATTGTGCATCCGTGCATGCTCCGACTGGGAAAAATACCATAATTCCTTTCGCGAAAACGGCCAAAAACAACGGTAATGGCGGATGACAGTCTAGTGTAGGCTACTCTCTCGGATTGGAAACTGAAATCATGTCATAGGAAAATGGTAAACAGGAGTTGGTGTATAAATAAAGTGGTACAGTGTTAATGAATAACGCAATACGTAAAGTATCAGttgtttttattagtttaaaGATATGTACTTTTAACGAGTGTAACGAGCTATATTGAATACATCGGTGCTAATCGTCGGGTCCCGTCTTGAATTATAAACTGCCGTTTTATTCTCGCCACTGcccatcttttcatttaatttgaaatacaccCCTTGCCTATGGAGTAGCCACCACAAACATGACCGGCTCCATAAATGTTGCCTAACTGAGTACCCAGCGCGAAAGTATACAGcgcgaaaataatgaaaaaacagacacgactgtttacaatgaaatggcaactttattatggggttgacagtacactgaaagctatccaaactgcaattaatattttccaagctaTCGTTGCCTTCCACTGCTCTTCTGACAGCAAAAAGGAGAATTCAATTGAAGTGGCTAGCTCGCAAAAAGTTGCTGATATTAGCCTACTGGTTAGTCTagatcataatatttcagtagcCTACTACTACTCAGTGTGAGCATCTACCGACCGGGTTCGTTCGGtagacagaaaaacatcagattttcaactgtagtctatgtaaaataggcgaaatataagtaacaacctgtacctagttatgtagaaaaaaacgtccttgttatcctccggAGGTAATtctttcagtactttcgcgattttcGCCCAGTGCTAGCTTTAGTTGCTACGGGGACATGTATCTGCCACTGCATAGAGATTAATGGAACTTGTCTTTACTTGAGATCATATTGTAGAAGTGTCCCGTCttgtgtatttcaggttaatatGAAAAAGGCTGGTCCCTACTAGCATTTCTAGCGATCcgttacatattcacagttgtaacccaagtagcaggaagcaaaatagccattaaGAAGAAGCGACATTTGCACTACTTAATGTTCGCGATTATGGAATTAATtagaatataaatataactaaaatgtatatgtattaagtaagattttttcccatttagacAGTTATGTGTAATTTTTACAAGACTTGCGTTTAAATAGGTAACGGAGTCCAGTCCGcttgattaaatatgaaataaatgcggTAGCATTTCAGATGGTCGATAATAtgccctctcactctcacgttATTCCCCTCAGGTTTATTACCGGAATTTTACCGATAGTTAcggcaaaggttaaaggttatgggTCAGATGTCGTCACGAAGTGCATCCCACTCATTTAACTGTTTCTCCGTGCTACTGCACTTCCATGGTTCGGAGTGCATAGTCCCAAGCATTGCCTGGAGTGCGTATTCCGGAGCACGGTAGTGTGGAGCATGGAAGTttgcggtttgggacacagccatagACACCGCATTTGGCCTTTGGATCGTAAGTCAACGTCGCCGCCATATTGGAGCGGGCTAAAATGCAaacttccgggttttaggactacaatcTGCAACACTATTAACCTTTAAACTTCGAGTATGTGACTACATTTCCTTATTTTATGCGGCATCATTCAAATACAATTCGTTGATTTAGTCGAAACGCAGTATCTacgccttttttttgtttgatctgtTCCATGAATCTATCCCAGCCGTTAATATAGAACTCCGCGGCCCCAACTATAGAGCGTCCCCTGTCCAATAACGCCGGAAATGCTAATTCGAATGCGAAAGAGGCAATCATTTTGCGCGCAGATTTCTGGGAAATTGATATTTTGGTTGGTAATGTTTGCGAACGGACACGAACATAGGTTGGGGATCGGGGATTTAAGAAAGCAGGATAGAAAGGTATCCTTCAGTATTTACCCTCGTTTGAAACTCACGTTTGTGTCGTCAGGTCATGATGGGGATGAGAACGTGAGAATATTTCTGGCGGTAGTATTTGGCTACATGACCATGTGTAAACTAGCCGTAGGCAATGCGCTAGCTAACTTACCACATGCGTGAGCGggatttttgttattgttaatgttttcttttgcaagTGGTTTGCTTACTACAAGCGTATAAACTAGAAATGCAATGTTTGTAATTGTAACAAAGATTATGattgttgctgttttatttatacgGCGTAACGCACAATGTTTCTTGTTTGCCTGCTAAATTATCTTTATTAATGGAAATTTTAGCGTCCATAGCGGAGAGAGAGCTAGCCCGCTTGCTGCCTTTGAATGAACACATTGTATTGTCATGTCCGAATAGCTAACACTCCGGTTAGCCTAGGATCCTCTGCAGTGTATTTGTATGATATGTATTCTACcgtatattttatgaatatttacaaattGTATTTAGCCAGCTACTATCTAACTGGTTTCAATAAATATGGCTATTACTAACTATCTATGgaagcttgctagctagctatttcaTTTGGCTATTGTCCATTAGCTTGCTAAAGTTAGCGGGCATAAACGCTTCTGCACATTGGTACATGTTGTGCATGCTAGACGACATGAATGACAAGACCTTCATTTATTGatatgctgttatttttcctttcacaGTGTCAGTGCGAGGGTGTTAAAAGAAGGCCGGGTACAGCAAAAGTGACCAATGATTCGTTAGATTGTTGAATCGTATTGGGCATAGGTAAAGCCAAAGAATCCTCTGTGGGCCGTTCTCTTGGTGACATTAGCGTTGCAGTTACAGAATGGAGCAAAACAACAGCTTGCCTCCCTTTGGTCAGGGGCTAGCCTCTCCTCAGGTGAGCAGTATAACCCAAATGTTCGTGTTTACTTATTTGTCTTGAATCatgcattttatctgtgttcccTATACTTGCACccttttaaactttaaacagtttttaaacATGGCATGCTGGTCAAACTATGTTTGAAAGCAGGGGTTCACTACTCTAGGAGGTCTGGTTTTTGGTGCTTTCGAATACCTAGCTATCTGTTTAATTTAAGTCACGGACTGGCTAAAGGACCCACACACCCGGTTTTTAAGGCAAGGTCTATATTGGGTGTTGATATATAGAAAACAATACAACCTGCAGActgcacccctggtttaaagaAACCGACAGTGGTATTCACTgcatcattgtgtgtgtgttttttttaagctactTTAGTTTTGGATGTTTTCTCATTATAACAGAGTGCAAAATGTCATAGATTTAGCAGTGATCCTTCAGGAGAAATTCGTTAATTTTATGTTTGAAGTAACAGCTGATGTCTTAGCAGAAAATCTGTTTGTGCTGTTGTGCTGCAGGTTTATCTAAAAGTGAGTTTTCCCCCATTCAAATTTGTATAATATCTAAACGTGTATCTAAAAGTAAAATCTCACCATCCCTCTCAGGGGGCAATGACGCCTGGCATCCCCATCTTCAGCCCTATGATGCCATATGGCACTGGGCTCACCCCCCAGCCTGTGCAGAACACCAACAGTCTGTCCCTGCTGGAGGAACAGCAAaggcagcagcaacagcaggtTTCCACCCAGCAGGGAGGAGTACCTGGGGCCTCTGGGCAGACCCCTCAGCTCTATCATTCCCAGACTGTCACCACGACCACTGCGCTCCCAGGAAACACCCCCCTCTACACCACTCCACTCACCCCCATGACACCCATCACCCCCGCCACGCCAGCCTCAGAAAGCTCTGGAATCGTTCCACAGCTGCAGTGAGTCTCTGACCTGCATATGCTTGTATTCCAGCAGGGATGTAAATACCATTTCcaatgcatgtgtgtctgtaccaTTCCAGGCTTAATTAGAAGAAAGTTAGTGTACTGAAAGCTGCATTCTGGTGTTGTGCCAACCTGGCTCTAGTAGTACTTGCGGTATCTTCAGCTGTTGAGCATTGAGACTGATATTTTCATCTCTGGTTCCTGTGATTAAAACCAAGCAACCTTACTCAAGGAACCTTAAGAAAATTATCTAAGAAACAGGAATATGTAACTTAGTTTTATGAGGACTTGTTCACTACATGTACGTTAGTTGGAGTTAACTTTCCCACCCATTCAACAGAAATATTGTGTCCACTGTGAACCTGGGCTGTAAACTTGACCTGAAGACAATAGCATTGCGAGCCAGAAATGCAGAGTACAACCCCAAGGTAAGTTAACTAGTTGTAGGTTTAGTAATTGTGTATTGCAGAAATTAGACATTTAACATTGAGTGTCATCTTTCATTAACTGTGACATAACCTTtacataatgtaatataactTTTAAGTAAACATGGTTTTTACCAAGAAACCAGAGGCAACATTTATGAACTgtgcacatacataaatattatgGTTTTAATGGTTCAGTGGTTCATTGCATGTGCTGGGCAGAAGGTAAAAAGGTCAATTCTGCACAGGCATGTGGAATAgatcacgtagtagaggcagaagcaggcttgatacagtgttagacgTTATCTAGCCTGTGCGTAATCGGAGcagtgagcattgttgggctgaatggcctgtcctcGTCgctatgttgtgttgtgttatgttaatAACTAGGCAGAACAAAGTATTTCAGTTTAAGagaggatttatttctgcagaaagagtccaGCGCCTACACACAGCAAAGTTGATAAATCTGAACTGAAGAAAGTCGGGGTAGTCCCCACGTTttataagcaaaaatgtaaatgtaatatagtaaaatacagcaaataaattattggCTATGTCGAACACacatgaatactgaataagcTCACAACGACCTCTAACGTTACCCACATTCCCTAGGTCTACAGAAACATGCTGTAAATTTGGAGCCagcatttagtttttttctaaCATAAGTTTTGAGAGTTATAGGGAACATGGCGTCTAGCACGATTCCTCCCTGGTAAGGTGAGGAATGTTAAGTGGGCAAGTCTATCCATCTGGACTCCCGAGCAAATGAGGGAAAAGTagaaagacacacatacatacacacacatacatgcatgcatgtatgtatgtatttcctgTTGCACAAAACAACTACTTGTTACCCTTGGAGGCTTGGtccctggagagccagaagcccCAGTGGAAGGCCTAAGAATTTAATGCAGTACATACTTTAGCCTTAATTACAATATTCTCCACTCATCACATACAACTGCATTTTCAGTTCTGGTCTTCAAAACTATCACACTAACACATCAGATTCCAGGGGACTGCTTGTAAATTGTCTTAGCTTTGGATGAACATGGTTTACAAAAGAATCTGATTGGCACATCTTGCAAGTCGTTTCTTTTGAGAAACTTATGATTAGTTCTCCCTTGATTGGATTAGTTAGGAGGGCGCATGCGCACGCAGCGACTGGCAGCAGTGGTAGCACCCACCCCTTGCACCTAGAGTTTCAGACCTTGCCTTCGGGTTTCCGCTTCAAATATTAGCCTCATTAGCCAAAACCAACAGATACAAGCACTCCTTCATTCTGTCAGCCATTTCACTGCTGAACTCAAATAGAAGAAGGTAATACCAGCTGACCACCCAACCAGGCTTGATAATATTATGCActttatgtttttacaaaaatgtatttttatgtttttactgtattctatgtttttattttttattatatgttgtatttaattgccttggtactgttttcactgctgcacaaccaattgccccactggggacaaataaagttctacttgacttGACTTCTAGTTGGAGAAACTTGGAAGTCCCACTTCCCTGAAACTGTATAAAAATTCTGGTTCCTCAAGTCCTGATCAAACCCAAAGTGAATGGCTtgataatttttatttaacattgtcTGTTGCCCAAGGCAATGGCACAACACCCTTTCCTCTTGTGAGTTCCTGTAATAATATCAGACATACAAACTGATTTGAGTTGCCTGTGTTTACTGACCTTTGAGGGAATAGTTGATTTTTGACTTCATCAAGTAGTtgtaat
Protein-coding sequences here:
- the LOC118221117 gene encoding TATA-box-binding protein gives rise to the protein MEQNNSLPPFGQGLASPQGAMTPGIPIFSPMMPYGTGLTPQPVQNTNSLSLLEEQQRQQQQQVSTQQGGVPGASGQTPQLYHSQTVTTTTALPGNTPLYTTPLTPMTPITPATPASESSGIVPQLQNIVSTVNLGCKLDLKTIALRARNAEYNPKRFAAVIMRIREPRTTALIFSSGKMVCTGAKSEEQSRLAARKYARVVQKLGFPAKFLDFKIQNMVGSCDVKFPIRLEGLVLTHQQFSSYEPELFPGLIYRMIKPRIVLLIFVSGKVVLTGAKVRAEIYEAFENIYPILKGFRKTT